In the Colletotrichum lupini chromosome 1, complete sequence genome, one interval contains:
- a CDS encoding actin-like protein 3, with the protein MANQTPAVVMDNGTGFSKLGFAGNDSPSFVFPTAIATKGAAGSAGGTGSGRPAVANKPSFLTGGAGAGGHLNSKRGTEDLDFFIGDEAIAASGGPGYGLHYPIRHGQIENWDHMERFWSNSIFKYLRVEPEDHFFLLTEPPLNPPENRENTAEIFFESFNCAGLYIAVQAVLALAASWTSSKVHDRSLTGTVIDSGDGVTHVIPVAEGYVIGSSIKSIPIAGRDLTYFVQSLLRDRGEPDSSLKTAQEIKEQHCYVCPDIVKEFSRYDRDPTRFIKHPVLHPGGRQVSVDVGYERFLAPEIFFNPEIYSSDFLTPLPTVVDNVIQASPIDVRRGLYKNIVLSGGSTLYKDFGRRLQRDIKQLVDARIRASEVRSGGAKSGGLEVQVITHKRQRHGPWFGGSLLGQTPEFRSYCHTKAEYEEYGPSIVRRFALLGGPGGS; encoded by the exons CCCCGTCCTTCGTATTCCCGACCGCCATTGCGACGAAAGGTGCTGCTGGAAGTGCAGGAGGAACGGGCTCCGGCCGTCCAGCTGTCGCGAATAAGCCATCCTTCCTGACCGGCGGCGCAGGTGCGGGTGGCCACTTAAACTCGAAGCGCGGAACCGAGGACCTCGACTTCTTCATTGGTGATGAGGCCATTGCTGCTTCTGGAGGACCCG GCTATGGTCTTCACTACCCTATCCGTCACGGCCAAATAGAGAACTGG GATCACATGGAACGGTTCTGGTCCAACTCCATCTTTAAATACCTCCGCGTAGAACCCGAAGATCACTTCTTCCTCCTCACCGAACCG CCCCTGAACCCCCCCGAGAATCGCGAGAACACGGCCGAAATCTTCTTCGAGTCCTTCAACTGCGCCGGTCTGTACATTGCCGTCCAGGCTGTGCTCGCCCTTGCCGCTTCATGGACCTCTTCCAAGGTCCACGACCGATCTTTGACCGGTACGGTCATTGACTCTGGTGATGGTGTTACCCACGTTATCCCTGTTGCTGAGGGATACGTCATCGGATCCTCCATCAAGTCGATCCCCATCGCAGGTCGCGACCTGACCTACTTCGTGCAGTCGCTGCTGCGTGATAGAGGCGAGCCGGACTCGTCGCTCAAGACGGCTCAGGAGATTAAGGAGCAGCACTGCTACGTCTGCCCCGATATTGTCAAGGAGTTCTCTCGCTACGACCGGGACCCCACTCGCTTCATCAAGCACCCGGTGCTTCACCCTGGCGGCCGTCAGGTCTCCGTCGACGTCGGATACGAGCGTTTCCTCGCCCCCGAGATCTTCTTCAACCCCGAAATTTACAGCTCCGACTTCCTCACGCCCCTCCCCACCGTGGTCGACAACGTCATTCAGGCTTCCCCTATCGATGTGCGTCGTGGTCTCTACAAGAACATTGTTCTTTCCGGCGGAAGCACCTTGTACAAGGACTTCGGTCGCCGCTTGCAGAGAGATATCAAGCAACTGGTCGATGCCCGCATCCGAGCCAGTGAGGTTCGCAGCGGTGGTGCTAAGTCTGGTGGCTTGGAAGTCCAGGTTATCACGCACAAGAGGCAGAGACATGGTCCCTGGTTCGGTGGTAGTTTGCTGGGACAGACGCCCGAGTTCCGTTCCTACTGCCACACCAAGGCTGAG TATGAGGAGTATGGCCCGAGCATTGTTCGACGGTTTGCGTTGTTGGGCGGCCCTGGTGGTTCATAA
- a CDS encoding WD domain-containing protein — translation MSATPTNRLRLTPGNSPYLQQRSNRTPIRGRLPHESRLSLKRVIGTTCASPTGFDTVNSSFAYIAGGAVVVVDVDGEHYAQRFYRARPTATPVYGSTTLLNNYSAPSTPKANDSRNRAAIGVRESQSWNDSPGSTWTSRERIKAATCLALSRDGRYLAVGETGYAPRVLIFNLEDASSDVPLVSISEHGFGVNAVAWSADTRWLASLGTANDGFLYIWKIDPRTGAAKLYQQNKCTSTIKGMVWMGSSLVTLGVRHIKIWKVEETQTSSPLKTRFNEGISTPQRVLNGRNVLLGSLLDGTFNCAAVVDETSIIICSEAGDVCVVEDDGKQTKLVKSLNVDFPITSITIRHATAYLSGKEGQFATLSVKAALESLPDGVLSKSVAPAGLVAMGFLTENLVTIDEKHTVDIWSSSYQPGQTVDDPSHVSIPGHGDQILGIQSMSKPNDQGADFFTWSGSGKVIFWDMKGKIKCSLDVPIEQVIPESEMDPVNQLNVVRATRAGKMLVAADKFGVLRVIDLTTKECLLETKAHSSDCQGVSIYEDDNKFLLATWGRDRTAQLFHRTSGGEFRHFQTLEFAARVVQVLVQSEDKIMTCSMDRTLQTYDIVCKEDEEDELAALPSRANTLKAAPTSFALGQDERTVFVSMLDRSICQYDLSNGRLLNCFKCVDESGAETAILESLVFTQPAGRESGFLLGISNTDKSVRLYDAHSGHFVDREWGHTEAINGVTLTDDEDGCQRVISVGSDGTVMLWSMETDNTTLLSTSRDPSPMKDGSASTRPPLRRVLSKAELAEFQRPASAQGGRRSPPRTIRSRTSRYGLSNNSVSTPKTGMQSSPLAEDTPSRRSSGSGSPPISPKSRASRRPSLPSLGLPPKKSSPNLRGFGSLNMATEQACRTLRAYRKKLSSTEPLSEDVIFEIDQELRLTAAALGDRATRTKAMHDSALLSGLLDQYEERLASMLDEKLRNTFQGREVQTPSEEREEELLAVRPDTAGGETTSTSFP, via the coding sequence ATGAGCGCGACTCCCACGAACCGGCTCAGACTGACGCCGGGAAACTCCCCTTACCTTCAACAACGATCTAACCGAACACCAATCCGAGGGCGCCTACCTCACGAGTCCCGACTTTCCCTCAAACGAGTCATTGGCACCACCTGCGCTTCGCCAACCGGTTTCGATACCGTAAACTCCTCCTTTGCCTACATAGCAGGCGGCGCCGTCGTTGTTGTCGATGTAGACGGTGAACACTATGCCCAGCGCTTCTACCGAGCCCGCCCGACTGCGACACCCGTTTACGGCTCGACGACTTTGCTGAACAACTACTCAGCGCCTTCCACGCCCAAGGCCAACGATAGCAGGAATCGCGCCGCGATTGGGGTCCGGGAATCGCAAAGTTGGAACGACTCTCCGGGATCAACGTGGACCAGCCGCGAGCGCATCAAGGCTGCGACGTGCCTTGCGCTGAGTAGAGATGGGCGGTATTTGGCAGTCGGAGAGACGGGTTACGCTCCTCGCGTGCTCATTTTCAACCTCGAGGACGCATCATCTGACGTTCCATTGGTCTCCATCAGCGAGCATGGGTTTGGTGTGAATGCAGTGGCATGGTCGGCAGATACCAGGTGGCTTGCTTCTTTGGGTACGGCCAACGACGGCTTCCTCTACATCTGGAAAATCGACCCTCGTACGGGTGCTGCCAAGTTGTACCAGCAAAACAAGTGTACCTCCACTATTAAGGGCATGGTCTGGATGGGCAGCAGCCTTGTCACGCTCGGTGTGCGACACATCAAGATTTGGAAAGTCGAGGAGACTCAGACCTCTTCCCCTTTGAAGACGAGGTTCAATGAGGGCATTTCCACACCCCAGAGAGTCCTCAACGGTCGCAACGTCCTACTCGGATCGCTCCTGGATGGTACCTTCAACTGCGCGGCTGTCGTCGACGAAACGAGCATAATCATCTGCTCAGAAGCTGGCGACGTCTGTGTGGTGGAGGATGACGGCAAACAGACAAAGCTCGTCAAGTCACTCAATGTCGACTTTCCGATCACTTCCATCACCATCAGACATGCCACTGCATATCTCTCAGGAAAAGAGGGCCAATTCGCGACTCTCAGCGTCAAGGCCGCCCTCGAGAGTCTCCCAGACGGTGTTCTATCGAAAAGCGTCGCGCCTGCTGGTCTGGTAGCTATGGGTTTCTTGACAGAAAACCTAGTAACCATCGATGAGAAGCACACCGTAGATATTTGGAGCTCGAGCTATCAGCCGGGCCAAACGGTGGACGACCCGTCACACGTTTCTATACCGGGACACGGAGACCAGATTTTGGGCATTCAATCAATGTCAAAGCCCAACGACCAAGGTGCAGATTTCTTCACGTGGTCCGGGTCTGGCAAGGTCATTTTCTGGGACATGAAGGGCAAAATCAAGTGCTCCCTAGATGTGCCCATTGAACAGGTCATCCCTGAGAGCGAGATGGACCCCGTCAATCAGCTCAATGTGGTCCGAGCGACTAGAGCTGGGAAGATGCTTGTAGCAGCCGACAAGTTTGGTGTTCTGAGGGTAATTGACCTGACCACGAAGGAATGCTTGCTTGAGACGAAAGCTCATTCGTCCGACTGTCAGGGTGTCAGCATCTACGAAGACGACAACAAGTTCCTTCTGGCTACATGGGGCAGAGACCGGACTGCGCAGTTATTTCACCGCACGTCGGGTGGAGAGTTCCGGCACTTCCAGACGCTGGAATTCGCTGCTAGGGTTGTTCAAGTGCTAGTCCAATCTGAGGACAAGATAATGACTTGTTCCATGGATAGGACACTGCAAACCTATGACATAGTCTGCAAAGAGGATGAGGAAGACGAGCTTGCGGCTCTTCCTTCTAGGGCAAACACCCTGAAAGCAGCGCCAACATCGTTCGCCCTGGGTCAGGATGAGAGGACTGTATTCGTCTCCATGCTGGATCGGTCAATTTGCCAATACGATCTTTCCAATGGTCGACTCCTTAACTGCTTCAAGTGCGTTGATGAAAGCGGAGCTGAGACTGCTATCCTGGAGTCTCTAGTTTTCACTCAGCCTGCCGGGAGAGAGTCGGGCTTCTTGCTGGGCATATCGAATACGGACAAATCCGTCCGTCTTTACGATGCTCATTCGGGCCACTTTGTAGACAGAGAATGGGGCCACACAGAGGCTATCAACGGCGTCACGTTGACCGATGATGAAGATGGTTGCCAGAGGGTCATCAGCGTAGGATCTGACGGGACCGTGATGCTTTGGTCCATGGAGACGGACAACACAACTCTTTTATCTACAAGTAGAGATCCATCTCCGATGAAAGACGGGTCCGCTTCCACCAGACCACCACTTCGACGAGTTCTCTCCAAAGCAGAGCTGGCCGAGTTTCAGCGTCCAGCCTCTGCTCAGGGTGGCCGACGATCTCCGCCCAGGACCATTCGAAGTCGGACTTCTCGGTACGGTTTGAGCAACAACAGCGTGAGCACGCCCAAAACAGGAATGCAAAGCAGTCCGCTAGCTGAAGACACACCATCACGACGCTCGTCCGGGTCTGGCAGTCCGCCCATCAGTCCGAAGTCGAGAGCATCTAGGCGACCCTCGCTTCCGTCTTTGGGCCTGCCGCCGAAGAAGAGCTCGCCCAACTTGCGCGGATTTGGCAGCCTGAACATGGCTACAGAGCAGGCTTGTCGTACGTTGAGAGCTTATAGAAAGAAGCTTTCCTCTACGGAGCCACTAAGCGAAGACGTCATCTTTGAAATTGACCAAGAGCTGCGCCTGACAGCGGCCGCCCTCGGCGACAGGGCTACGAGAACCAAGGCCATGCACGACTCAGCCCTCCTGAGTGGTCTCCTAGACCAGTATGAGGAGCGCCTGGCCTCCATGCTTGACGAAAAGCTACGTAATACCTTTCAAGGGAGAGAAGTACAAACTCCCAGCGAGGAGCGCGAAGAAGAGCTCCTGGCCGTGCGGCCTGACACTGCCGGCGGCGAAACCACCTCTACATCATTCCCTTAA
- a CDS encoding cytochrome P450, translating to MGLLESLTAANPLYIGGSIFGAYLLLLVFFRVRMEYLLRKSGGVRAPVIASNPFTAIPVFLRIGRYQLRHQLLEGFNTLFSVATPESPNTVEIGFTGKLRFLITREPEHIKTVLTSKFADFGKGPMFHQVWSPFLGDSIFTTDGKTWQDNRSLIRPMFIKDRVSDLHIFDKWTNIMMDKFPASGVTFDISDLFYRMTLDVTTDFLLGHGVNSLGNPKHHFAHAFNEVQSYQMFYTIMAPFENILPHGTYKRGIKVIEEFIHPFIQEALALPPSELEKLSKSDKDFTFLHNIARFTRDPKVIRDQLVAILLAGRDTTAATLSWTLYELSRYPATYAKLRAEILTTLGPKRAPTYEDLKSMKYLTNCLQETLRLYPAVPFNVRSALTTTTLPGRNGNPDIAVIEGDSVVYSTLAMQRRRDLYPEVSETFADPAIYSPERWEHWQPKPWQYVPFNGGPRICVGQNFANTEMAYTMARILQKFDRLEYRGDWNAQVIRAEIVGAPGHGVPIALFEAVDGEMA from the exons ATGGGTTTACTCGAGAGCTTGACGGCGGCTAACCCGCTCTACATCGGAGGCTCCATCTTTGGAGCCTACCTTCTCCTTCTGGTGTTCTTCAGGGTTAGAATGGAGTATCTCCTCAGAAAGTCTGGTGGTGTGAGAGCTCCAGTCATCGCTTCCAACCCCTTTACAG CCATTCCGGTATTCTTGCGGATTGGACGCTATCAACTTAGGCACCAGCTCCTCGAGGGATTCAACACTCTTTTCAGCGTCGCTACCCCTGAGTCTCCGAACACAGTCGAGATTGGCTTCACGGGTAAGCTCCGCTTCCTCATCACCAGAGAGCCGGAGCACATTAAGACTGTCCTCACCTCCAAGTTTGCCGACTTTGGAAAGGGGCCCATGTTTCATCAAGTCTGGTCTCCGTTCCTTGGCGACAGCATCTTCACTACGGATGGAAAGACGTGGCAGGATAACCGGAGCTTGATCCGGCCTATGTTCATCAAGGATCGAGTTAGCGACTTACACATCTTTGACAAGTGGACCAACATCATGATGGACAAGTTCCCGGCGTCAGGAGTCACCTTTGATATCTCGGATCTATTCTACCGTATGACGCTTGATGTGACGACCGATTTCCTGCTCGGACATGGTGTTAACAGTCTTGGCAA CCCGAAGCATCACTTTGCACACGCATTCAACGAGGTCCAGAGTTATCAAATGTTTTACACAATCATGGC ACCCTTTGAGAACATCTTGCCCCACGGAACTTACAAGCGCGGCATCAAGGTTATTGAGGAGTTTATCCACCCTTTCATCCAAGAGGCCCTGGCCTTGCCGCCATCAGAGCTCGAGAAGCTCTCCAAGTCTGACAAGGATTTCACCTTCCTTCACAACATTGCTCGTTTCACGCGCGACCCCAAGGTCATCCGCGACCAGCTCGTTGCTATCCTCCTCGCTGGTCGTGATACCACTGCTGCAACGCTCTCGTGGACTCTCTACGAGCTCTCCCGCTACCCTGCCACATATGCCAAGCTGCGCGCTGAGATCCTGACGACCTTGGGACCCAAGAGGGCACCGACCTACGAGGACCTCAAGAGCATGAAGTACTTGACCAACTGCCTCCAGGAGACTCTGCGTCTGTACCCAGCGGTGCCTTTCAATGTGCGCTCCGCGTTGACGACTACGACCTTGCCTGGCAGGAATGGCAACCCCGACATCGCCGTGATCGAGGGAGATTCAGTTGTGTACAGCACGCTCGCCATGCAGAGAAGGCGGGATCTATATCCTGAAGTGTCAGAGACGTTTGCGGACCCGGCCATCTACAGCCCCGAACGGTGGGAGCACTGGCAGCCGAAGCCATGGCAGTATGTGCCGTTCAATGGTGGTCCGAGAATCTGCGTTGGACAAAACTTTGCCAACACGGAGATGGCTTATACGA TGGCGAGGATTCTGCAAAAGTTTGACAGGCTCGAGTACCGCGGAGACTGGAACGCGCAGGTCATCAGGGCCGAGATCGTCGGCGCGCCGGGCCATGGCGTGCCTATCGCGCTTTTCGAGGCTGTCGATGGTGAGATGGCATAA
- a CDS encoding alcohol dehydrogenase 1 — protein sequence MAAPEIPTEQWAQVIEKTGGPAVYKKIPVQKPASDEVLINVKYSGVCHTDLHAMMGDWPLDTKMPLVGGHEGAGVVVARGELVKDVEIGDYAGIKWLNGSCLACTFCQDADEPLCPHALLSGYTVDGSFQQYAIAKAAHVARIPKDVSLEAVSPVLCAGITVYKGLKESGVRAGQWVAIVGAGGGLGSLALQYAKAMGIHTVAIDGGAEKGEMCKKLGATEYVDFTTSSDLVADVKKATPEGLGPHAVILLAVSEKPFQQATQYVRSRGTVVCIGLPANAYLRAPVFDTVIRMINIKGSYVGNRKDTAEALEFFRRGLINAPFKTVGLSQLNEVFDMMKKGQIAGRYVVDTSK from the exons ATGGCCGCTCCCGAGATCCCCACCGAGCAATGGGCTCAGGTTATCGAGAAGACTGGAGGCC CCGCCGTCTACAAGAAGATTCCCGTTCAGAAGCCCGCCTCTGATGAGGTCTTGATCAACGTCAAGTACTCCGGTGTCTGCCACACCGATCTTCACGCCATGATGGGCGACTGGCCCCTCGACACCAAGATGCCCCTTGTCGGTGGCCACGAGGGCGCCGGTGTCGTCGTCGCTCGCGGCGAACTCGTCAAGGACGTCGAGATTGGCGACTACGCCGGTATCAAGTGGCTCAACGGCTCCTGCCTCGCCTGCACCTTCTGCCAGGACGCCGACGAGCCCCTCTGCCCCCACGCCCTGCTCTCCGGTTACACCGTCGATGGCAGCTTCCAGCAATACGCCATTGCAAAGGCCGCCCACGTTGCCCGCATCCCCAAGGACGTTAGCCTCGAGGCCGTGTCCCCCGTCCTCTGCGCCGGTATCACCGTCTACAAGGGTCTTAAGGAGTCCGGCGTCCGCGCCGGCCAGTGGGTCGCCATTGTCGGTGCCGGTGGCGGTCTCGGCTCCCTGGCTCTGCAGTACGCCAAAGCCATGGGCATCCACACCGTCGCCATTGACGGCGGCGCCGAGAAGGGCGAGATGTGCAAGAAGCTCGGTGCCACCGAGTACGTCGACTTCACGACCTCGTCCGACCTCGTCGCGGACGTCAAGAAGGCCACCCCCGAGGGTCTCGGCCCCCACGCCGTCATCCTCCTCGCCGTCAGCGAGAAGCCCTTCCAGCAGGCCACCCAGTACGTCCGCTCCCGCGGCACCGTCGTCTGCATCGGCCTGCCCGCCAACGCCTACCTCCGCGCCCCCGTCTTCGACACCGTCATCCGCATGATCAACATCAAGGGCAGCTACGTCGGTAACCGCAAGGACACCGCCGAGGCCCTCGAGTTCTTCCGCCGCGGCCTCATCAACGCACCGTTCAAGACCGTCGGCCTGAGCCAGCTGAACGAGGTCTTTGACATGATGAAGAAGGGCCAGATTGCCGGCCGCTACGTCGTCGACACCAGCAAATAA